A section of the Salifodinibacter halophilus genome encodes:
- a CDS encoding hemolysin secretion protein D: LREQERIAVERDLATQRSRLHETQSALSGAREQLRVLTADTRQQALDGLREANERIRQYAPEVAKTGQRDRLMQLRA, from the coding sequence CTGCGCGAGCAGGAACGCATCGCGGTGGAGCGCGACCTCGCCACCCAGCGCAGCCGCCTGCACGAAACCCAGTCGGCCCTGAGCGGCGCGCGCGAACAACTGCGCGTGCTGACCGCCGATACTCGTCAGCAGGCCCTCGACGGCCTGCGCGAGGCCAACGAGCGCATCCGCCAGTACGCGCCGGAAGTCGCCAAGACCGGCCAACGCGACCGTCTGATGCAATTGCGCGCG